GACGGATCCACTCCCTTCCTTGACACCAACAATGGTCGGAAGAGCGGTGAGACGGGCAATCGTGGCCGGGAGCATGTTCACTCCGGTACGACCGGGAATGTTGTACAGGACCAAGGGAAGGTCGACAGCCTCGGCAACGGCTCGGTAATGGCGGTACAGGCCTTCTTGTGTGGGTTTATTGTAGTAGGGAGTGATCAATAATGACCCATCGGCGCCGGCCTGCTTCGCATGTTTTGTGAGGGCAATAGCTTCGTCCGTACTATTTGATCCGGTGCCGGCAACCACTGGGACACGACGTCGGGCAACCTCCACCGTTAGCTCAATCACTCGATTATGCTCATCATGAGAAAGAGTGGCGGACTCCCCGGTCGTTCCGCACGGGACAATACCGTTCGTCCCATTGGCAATCTGCCATTCAATCAGGTCAGCCAGAGCCCGTTCATCGACCTTGCCCTTTCGAAATGGTGTCACGATTGCGACAAGAGATCCTGTAAACATGTTCACTCCGTTTCATTCAGGAACGAGGGGATTATTTCCCCTTTGACAAGATCATCGTACGTTTCACGGTCACGAATGACGTGGAATTCTCCACCTTTGACGAGTACTTCCGGGACCCTCGGTCGAGAGTTGTAGTTTGAAGCCATCACAAAACCGTAGGCTCCGGCACTCATGACCGCCAACAAGTCATCGGGTTGTATGTTCGGCAACGAGCGATCTTTGGCCAGGAAATCTCCTGACTCACACACGGGTCCAACAATATCCACCAGCTGTTTAGGGCGATGGGCCGCTGCTTCGTTCACCGGCCGAATCTCGTGGTACGCACCATACAAACTGGGGCGAATAAGATCGTTCATGGCCGCGTCGACGATGACGAAGTGCTTTGTCTCACCAGCCTTCTCGTACAACGCCTTGGTCACCAGGATCCCTGCGTTGCCGACGATGACACGGCCCGGTTCCATGACCAGTGTTAGCCCCAACCCTTTGACGAGGGGCGAAATCGCGTGAGCCAGATCTTGAGGCAACGGCGGCTTCTCATCGGAATAGGTGATGCCAAGTCCGCCGCCGATATTCAGATAACGAATGTTGATGTCATGGCTTTTTAGCGTGTCAATCAGAGCCACGACCTTCCGCAACGAATCGACGAACGGCGTCACATCCGTCAACTGTGAGCCGATATGAGCATGAACTCCAACGACGTCGATGTGGCTCATCGAAGATGCTATTTTGTATTCTTCCAACGCACGATCGGCTGCGATCCCGAACTTACTTTTCTTCATCCCTGTTGAAATATACGGATGTGTCTTAGGGTCCACATCGGGATTGATTCGCAATGCGATTCGAGCCTTCATGCCGACCGAAGCGGCCACGTCGTTGATCGCACGGATTTCAGCCGCCGACTCGACGTTGAACATGAGGATATTTGCCTTGAGCGCGTCACGAATTTCGTCCGGTGACTTGCCGACACCGGCAAAGACGATTTTGGATGCAGGTACGCCGGCCTTCATGGCTCTGAACAGTTCACCGCCAGATACAATATCCACTCCGCTCCCTTCTCGTGCCATCAGCCGCAGAATGGCGAGATTGGAGTTGGCCTTCATCGCAAAGGCGATGACATGCGGGATATCCTTGAACGCGCTGTCATAAGCATGAAAATGACGGATGAGAGTCTCGTGGCTGTAGATATAACAAGGAGTGCCCAGTTCTTTCGCGATCCGGCTGACGGGCACTCGCTCGCAGTATAGTTCGCCCTGTTGATACTCAAAGCTATTCATCGTCTCAATCCTTACTCAAATGGAGGTTCGTCCGCTCAGCATCACCGAGTCCCCACTGGTTGCGAAGATGGAAGGCCCATGTCGTGCGCGTCCATAGACAGGTCAGGAGCTCCTGTCTCTACTGCCTCGTGTTCTGCCTGGAGGGCATGTTGTTTCTTTTGCTTTTCAATGGTAGGGGCAACGCCCACATACTCAGGAGGAACAGGGGACCCCACGGCGCCACAGGCGCTCAACAGCCCTGTAGAGATCAGAATCACCAGTGCTCTCATGAGAGGTGCTTCTCCAGCTCTTTGATCCGTTGCTCCACTCGAGCTCGGGCGGTACCGCCAACTTGCCCTTTGTGATCGATCGCAGCCACGGTAGTCAATCGGGCGAACACGTCCTGTGTGATTCGCCCGGAAAATCCTCGTAACTCTTCAAGCGAGAGATCGGTCACCTCACAGCTTCGATCGAGAGCCGCTCGAACGATCCGTCCCGTAATGCCGTGTGCCTCACGAAACGGCACGCCCTTCATGACCAAGTAGTCAGCCAGCTCGGTGGCCAGCAGTCCGCCCCCTTGCAATGCGCTTATGAGCCTTTCTCGGTTGACTTGTATATGGCGCATCAATTCGGCCATCACCTCAAGCGAGGAAGCTACCGTATCCAGGGCGTCAAAAAGGGCGGGTTTATCTTCCTGTAAGTCCCGATTATAGGTAAGAGGCAGGGCTTTCAGTACGGTCAACAGGTTGAGCAAGTGCCCGTATACACGACCTGTCTTTCCGCGAACCAGCTCGGGGATATCCGGGTTCTTTTTCTGCGGCATCATACTGCTTCCCGTGCAGAAGGCATCGGGCAAATCGACGAATTGGAACTCTTGCGAGGCCCACAGGATCAATTCTTCACTGAGCCGTGACAAATGCATCATTACGATGGAAAGGGCCGAGGCCACTTCAATCATGAAATCGCGATCAGACACGGCGTCCATACTGTTCGCGGTAACGGCAGGGAAATCTAATAACTCCGCCGTATACCGCCGATTAATCGGATAATTCGTGCCGGCCAGGGCACCGGATCCCAGCGGCATGACATTGAGTCGGCGTCTTGCGTCATGCAATCGCCCCTTGTCCCGTTCGAGCATCTCGACATAGGCTAATAGGTGGTGAGCGAACAAGACCGGTTGAGCTCGTTGGAGATGGGTATAGCCAGGCATCACCACCGTACGGTTCTCCGCAGCCTTTTCAACCAATGCACGTTGCAGATCGAGCAGCCGTGAGTGGAGTGTGTCCAAATGGGCGCGTAAATACAGCCGAATGTCCAACGCAACCTGATCATTCCGGCTTCGACCGGTGTGCAATTTCCCTCCCAAGGGGCCGATGATCTCCGTTAATCGCCGCTCGATCGCCATGTGAATATCTTCGTCGTGCGCAGTAAAGGCAAACTGACCACGGTCCAGCTCTCTTTTCACAGTGTCCAGCCCACGAATGATTTTTCGGGCTTCTGTTTCTGTCAGGACCTTTGCTTTTGCAAGGGTTTTACAGTGTGCAATGCTTCCGGCAATATCCTCGGCATAGAGCCGACCGTCCACCGTCACCGAGCGTGTAAAGGTCTCTACCAAGCGATGAGTCTTCTCCCGAAACCGACCATCCCAGGCTTTCCCTGCCTGGTCAGGGGCCTTCGGAGGTTGTTTGCGTTTGGCCATCAGGACGAGGCTTTCTTTCGTTGCGCGCGGATCTTGAGCCGCAATGCGTTCAATCGGATGAACCCTTCGGCATCCTTCTGGTTATAGACATCATCTTCCTCGAAGGTGGCGATGTCCAATCGGTACAGTGACCGCTTCGATTTGCGCCCCGCCAATGTACAACTCCCCTTATAGAGCTTGACCCGTGCAATACCGCTGACGTCTTTCTGGGCGTCATCGATCGCGGCTTGCAGCATCTCACGCTCCGGACTGAACCAATAGCCGTTGTAGATCAAGCCGGCAAACCGTGGGATCAAACTATCGCGGAAATGCAGGACCTCACGGTCCATCGTCAAGGACTCGATTCCTCGATGCGCCACATGGAGAATCGTGCCTCCCGGTGTTTCGTACACTCCGCGCGATTTCATCCCGACATAGCGGTTTTCTACCAGATCAATGCGGCCAATTCCGTGTGCGCCACCCACCGTATTGAGATGGGCAAGTAAGGCTGCGGGACGCATCTTCTTTCCATCGACGGCAACCGGATTGCCCGCTTGATATTCGATCTCGATTTCCAGAGGCTTATTCGGCGCTTTTTCCGGAGAGACGGTCAATTGGAAGATTTCGTCCGGTGGCGACTCCCAGGGGTCCTCGAGAATACCGCCCTCATAGCTGATATGGAACAGATTGGGGTCGGTGCTGTACGGTTTAGCCTTGGTTGCGGTCACAGGGATGCCGTGCTGTTCGGCATACTCAATGAGTTCACGGCGAGACCGCATGGTCCACTCACGCCAGGGAGCGATGATCTTGAGCTGCGGGGCGAGTGCCATGTAAGTGAGCTCAAAGCGCACCTGGTCGTTGCCTTTTCCCGTGGCTCCGTGCGATACGGCTTCGGCGCCTTCTTTTAGCGCGATCTCGGCTTGTCGGCGGGCAATCAACGGGCGAGCGATCGATGTCCCGAGGAGATAACAGCCTTCATACAGGGCATTGCCGCGCAACATCGGGAAGACATAATCTTTGACAAAGGTCTCTCGTAGATCCTCCACGTAGACTTTCTTGACGCCGAGCGCTTGGGCCTTGGCCTTCACGGCTTTCAGATCTTCTCCCTGCCCAAGATCGGCACAAAAGGCGATGATCTCGGCATGATAGGTTTCCTGAAGCCACTTGAGGATGACCGAGGTGTCGAGTCCTCCGGAGTAAGCCAAGACGATTTTCTTGAGTGATGTGGGTCTCATGGTGAAATCGCTATCGAGCGCCTTTCTTGCGGGTAAGAAGTTGAGTCAAAATCGCTTTTTGCATATGCAGCCGATTCTCTGCTTGATCGATGACAACAGACTGCGGGCCATCCAACACATCGGCGCTAATCTCCTCTCCTCGATGGGCCGGCAAGCAGTGCATGACGATCGCATCGGGTTTGGCCCGTTGCAGGAGTCGCTGATTGAGTTGGTAGGGGGACAGGATGCGTAACCGTCTGGCTTGTTCCCGCTCGCGCCCCATACTGATCCATACATCGGTGTAGACGACATCCGCTTCCTTCACGGCCACAAGTGGATTCTCTACCACCTCAACGGCGGCTCCGGTAGCCTGTCCATCCATCCTGGCACGGTCGATGACACGCTGATCCGGCTGATAGCCGGAGGGACATCCAATGACCACGTGCATCCCTACCTTAGCACCTGCTTCGATGAGTGAGTTGGCGACGTTGTTGCCGTCTCCGATGTAGGCCAGACGGAGTCCCTTGAGCCGTCCCTTGAGTTCTTGAATTGTCATCAGATCGGACAAGGCCTGACAGGGGTGACTGTGATCGGTAAGCCCATTGATGACCGGCATGGTGGCTTCCGTCGCCCATTCCTCGACGATCGCATGGTCATAGGTACGGATGACAATGCCGTCGAGATACCGGGATATGACGCGGGCCGTGTCTGCAACCGTCTCTCCGCGAGACAGTTGAATGTCGCTCATCGGCAGTGCCAGGGCGTGGCCGCCGAGTTGGTTCATGCCTGCCTCAAAGGACACGCGAGTTCTCGTCGATGGCTTTTGGAAGAGAAGCCCCAGCGTCTTCCCGCGAAGCAACCGATGTGGGATACCCTGGTGCTGCTTCTTCTTCAGGGTGCTTGCCAGTCGTAAGAGCGCAAGGACTTGCATCCGTGGCATGGTGGCCACGTCAAGCAGATCTTTGGCGTATCCTTTGGTACCGCGTGGATGTTGTGTTCGTCCGCTCATCAGTGATGAGAATCTTTTTCCGCAGTCTGGCGTTGGGTAAAGAGGGCTGCGAGGAGATCCAAGAGTCGGTCGATCTCCGGCTGTGTCATGATCAAGGGTGGGACCATACGCAGCACATGCTCATTCGCGGCATTCAATAGCACGCCACGCGCCAGCGCATCGGCCACCACCGTCCTGGCATCCACCGTCAATTCCATGCCTTGCAACAGGCCAAGCCCTCGCACCTCTTGGACGACTCGAAACCGGTTCTTACAGTCGGCTAACCCCTTGGCCAAATATTCTCCCATCCGCTTCGCGTTCTCCAAGACAGGTCCTTCAAGCAGCACGTGGCAGACGGCGAGCGCGGCTGCACAAGCCAGTGGATTCCCGCCGAAGGTTGAAGCATGGGAGCCAGGGGTGAATGCCGCCGCCACCGCGTCTTTGGCGAGGCATGCGCCGATCGGGACTCCTCCAGCGAGACCCTTGGCCAAGGTCATGATGTCGGGTTGGACCCCAAGTTGCTCATAGGCGAAGAGGGTTCCGGTTCGTCCCATGCCGGTTTGAATCTCATCAAAAATCAGGAGGATGTCTTTTTGAGTACAAAGCTGCCTGAGGTTTCTTAAATACTCTCGATCGGCAACATGGACCCCGCCTTCCGCTTGGATCGGCTCCAGCATGATGGCCGCTGTTCTCTCAGTAACGAGAGACTCGATGGCCGTGAAGTCATTGAACGGAGCGTAGGCGAATCCGGGCATCAAAGGTTCAAAGCCCTTTTGAACCTTTTCTTGACCGGTCGCTGTGACCATGGCGAGGGTTCGTCCGTGGAATGAATTCTTCATCGTGATAATTTCAAAACGAGCAGCGCCATAGCGCTCATGTCCGTAGCGGCGGGCCAACTTGATCGCGGCTTCGTTGGCTTCGGCGCCGCTGTTACAGAAGAATGCGCGGTCTGCGAATGAATGGTCGACCAGCAAGCGGGCCAACTTCACTTGAGGTTCGGTGTAATAAAGATTCGAGGTATGGATGAGCTGAGCGGCTTGGCGTTGGATCGCCTGGACAAGATCCGGATGCCCATACCCGAGAATATTCACTGCGATTCCAGCCACAAAATCCAGGTACTCGCGCCCCTCCAGATCATAGACTTTCGTACCTCGCCCCCTCACGATCGAGAGTGGTTGGCGGTTGTACGTCTGCATCAGATATTTGGCCGCGTCGTCTTTCAATTCTTCAGTCGGCATATGACGTATCCCCTTATAAAGAAAGGAAAGCTAGCACAGGGTCAGTAGGAAGAGCAATAAGTGAGCAGGGAAGTAGAGGGCCTCAAAAGAGCGGTAGGGTCGGTACTCAAGCTGGGAGCGCAACATCGTTTCAAATCATCCTCTCTTCCATTTCGGAGTGTGGTAAGCTGCCATGCCATGACGATGTGTGGGCAGTGTCAGCAGCAGAATCCCGATGATGCCAACTTCTGCCATCAGTGTGGCGCGAAGTTGATGGACGTGAGGGCCTCCTCCGACGAGACAGCCGCTGGGAGTACCACGGCTCAACCGATTCAGGACGAAGAGACGCGCTGGCGTCGATTTATCGGACCCAATGCCGATTATTATTTAAGAGTCTTCAAGAAATTTTCGTTGAACGGGCAACCGCGGTTTGCCCTGTCATGGAACTGGCCGGCGTTTCTCTATATCTCGTTTCTTTGGTTTCTGTATCGGAAGATGTATCTCCACGCGTTCGTCTATGCCGTCGGCCCGATGGTCTCAACCTATCTCACGGGGGATGTGTCAGCCGGGATCATCTGGAGCGTCATGGCGGGCGCGACGGCCAACTATCTCTACTATTGGCATTGCCGGGAACATATCGGGGAAATAAAGCAAACGGGTCGGATGGACCCTGTGGCTCAAGACACCGCGCTGAAAGAATCCGGCGGCGTGCAACCCTACGTCATTTGGGTCGGTGTCGTCTTCTATCTCATTTTCCTGGCGACATTGGTCAAAATGGTTCAGGAAGGGCCACCTGATACTGACCAGCCACCTGGTCGGCCGGCAAAGCACGCGGTTCTATCGCCACAAGCATGACCTTCAAGGACCGTGAGTATCCAGTGGTCACCTTGATGTAAGAGAGGAATTACGATGGCTCGATTAGTCTTGCTGCGTCACGGGGAATCGCAATGGAATTTGGAAAATCGGTTTACGGGGTGGGTGGACGTGCCGCTCTCTCAAAAGGGAGTGGAGGAGGCCAAGCAAGCCGGTGAAAAGCTTCGGGGATTTACCTTTCATCGCGCCTTTACCTCGGTCCTCATGAGGGCCAATGAGACCCTGCGGATTGTATTGGAGACGATCGGCCAGACACAGATCCCCATAGAAAAGGACAAAGCCTTGAATGAACGGATGTACGGGGAGCTCCAGGGACTGAATAAGGCAGAAACGGCCCAAAAGTACGGCGATGCGCAGGTAAAAATCTGGCGGCGGAGTTATGACGTCAGGCCGCCTGGCGGGGAGAGTTTGAAAGATACGGCAGAACGAGCCTTGCCCTATTATGAAACGATGATCAAGCCGCACCTCTCGAAGGGCGAGACGATCATCATTGCTGCGCATGGTAACAGTCTACGCGCGTTGGTCATGCAGCTGGATCAACTCTCGAAAGAAGCGGTCTTGGAGCTGAATATTCCGACTGGAGTGCCGCTGTTGTACGAGCTTGATGAGAGCGGTAAGGTCTTGTCGCATCGGTATCTGTAACAGAGCCGCAGAGCAGCATTGAGAGTTGTGTGGAGCTCAGAGTACCGCAGATGATGGCAGGTCGTGTTGGTAGGGCTTTTCCTCTCAACATGTTACGAGGCCGGCTAGCGTGGGTAGTGGGTTTTCGCTTTGCTCGTGTGTCTAGCCGATTCAATCGCTCAACACTTCAAACGTGGGAAGACTGAGTCGAATTCTTAGGTAGCTATCCACTCTGGTCCAGCAGTCTGCCGTACTCCGCAGCAGGCGCATAGTCGATCAATAACACAAGCAGCTTCTCGCGATCTCCTGATTCAATTAGGCCCAGGTCTTCTATGAGGCCTGCTGTCTCGGCACAGATTCCC
The Candidatus Nitrospira nitrosa DNA segment above includes these coding regions:
- a CDS encoding argininosuccinate synthase, encoding MRPTSLKKIVLAYSGGLDTSVILKWLQETYHAEIIAFCADLGQGEDLKAVKAKAQALGVKKVYVEDLRETFVKDYVFPMLRGNALYEGCYLLGTSIARPLIARRQAEIALKEGAEAVSHGATGKGNDQVRFELTYMALAPQLKIIAPWREWTMRSRRELIEYAEQHGIPVTATKAKPYSTDPNLFHISYEGGILEDPWESPPDEIFQLTVSPEKAPNKPLEIEIEYQAGNPVAVDGKKMRPAALLAHLNTVGGAHGIGRIDLVENRYVGMKSRGVYETPGGTILHVAHRGIESLTMDREVLHFRDSLIPRFAGLIYNGYWFSPEREMLQAAIDDAQKDVSGIARVKLYKGSCTLAGRKSKRSLYRLDIATFEEDDVYNQKDAEGFIRLNALRLKIRAQRKKASS
- a CDS encoding DUF2628 domain-containing protein, with protein sequence MTMCGQCQQQNPDDANFCHQCGAKLMDVRASSDETAAGSTTAQPIQDEETRWRRFIGPNADYYLRVFKKFSLNGQPRFALSWNWPAFLYISFLWFLYRKMYLHAFVYAVGPMVSTYLTGDVSAGIIWSVMAGATANYLYYWHCREHIGEIKQTGRMDPVAQDTALKESGGVQPYVIWVGVVFYLIFLATLVKMVQEGPPDTDQPPGRPAKHAVLSPQA
- the lysA gene encoding diaminopimelate decarboxylase; its protein translation is MNSFEYQQGELYCERVPVSRIAKELGTPCYIYSHETLIRHFHAYDSAFKDIPHVIAFAMKANSNLAILRLMAREGSGVDIVSGGELFRAMKAGVPASKIVFAGVGKSPDEIRDALKANILMFNVESAAEIRAINDVAASVGMKARIALRINPDVDPKTHPYISTGMKKSKFGIAADRALEEYKIASSMSHIDVVGVHAHIGSQLTDVTPFVDSLRKVVALIDTLKSHDINIRYLNIGGGLGITYSDEKPPLPQDLAHAISPLVKGLGLTLVMEPGRVIVGNAGILVTKALYEKAGETKHFVIVDAAMNDLIRPSLYGAYHEIRPVNEAAAHRPKQLVDIVGPVCESGDFLAKDRSLPNIQPDDLLAVMSAGAYGFVMASNYNSRPRVPEVLVKGGEFHVIRDRETYDDLVKGEIIPSFLNETE
- a CDS encoding acetylornithine transaminase, producing MPTEELKDDAAKYLMQTYNRQPLSIVRGRGTKVYDLEGREYLDFVAGIAVNILGYGHPDLVQAIQRQAAQLIHTSNLYYTEPQVKLARLLVDHSFADRAFFCNSGAEANEAAIKLARRYGHERYGAARFEIITMKNSFHGRTLAMVTATGQEKVQKGFEPLMPGFAYAPFNDFTAIESLVTERTAAIMLEPIQAEGGVHVADREYLRNLRQLCTQKDILLIFDEIQTGMGRTGTLFAYEQLGVQPDIMTLAKGLAGGVPIGACLAKDAVAAAFTPGSHASTFGGNPLACAAALAVCHVLLEGPVLENAKRMGEYLAKGLADCKNRFRVVQEVRGLGLLQGMELTVDARTVVADALARGVLLNAANEHVLRMVPPLIMTQPEIDRLLDLLAALFTQRQTAEKDSHH
- the argH gene encoding argininosuccinate lyase, whose translation is MAKRKQPPKAPDQAGKAWDGRFREKTHRLVETFTRSVTVDGRLYAEDIAGSIAHCKTLAKAKVLTETEARKIIRGLDTVKRELDRGQFAFTAHDEDIHMAIERRLTEIIGPLGGKLHTGRSRNDQVALDIRLYLRAHLDTLHSRLLDLQRALVEKAAENRTVVMPGYTHLQRAQPVLFAHHLLAYVEMLERDKGRLHDARRRLNVMPLGSGALAGTNYPINRRYTAELLDFPAVTANSMDAVSDRDFMIEVASALSIVMMHLSRLSEELILWASQEFQFVDLPDAFCTGSSMMPQKKNPDIPELVRGKTGRVYGHLLNLLTVLKALPLTYNRDLQEDKPALFDALDTVASSLEVMAELMRHIQVNRERLISALQGGGLLATELADYLVMKGVPFREAHGITGRIVRAALDRSCEVTDLSLEELRGFSGRITQDVFARLTTVAAIDHKGQVGGTARARVEQRIKELEKHLS
- a CDS encoding 2,3-bisphosphoglycerate-dependent phosphoglycerate mutase, with protein sequence MARLVLLRHGESQWNLENRFTGWVDVPLSQKGVEEAKQAGEKLRGFTFHRAFTSVLMRANETLRIVLETIGQTQIPIEKDKALNERMYGELQGLNKAETAQKYGDAQVKIWRRSYDVRPPGGESLKDTAERALPYYETMIKPHLSKGETIIIAAHGNSLRALVMQLDQLSKEAVLELNIPTGVPLLYELDESGKVLSHRYL
- the argF gene encoding ornithine carbamoyltransferase, with the protein product MSGRTQHPRGTKGYAKDLLDVATMPRMQVLALLRLASTLKKKQHQGIPHRLLRGKTLGLLFQKPSTRTRVSFEAGMNQLGGHALALPMSDIQLSRGETVADTARVISRYLDGIVIRTYDHAIVEEWATEATMPVINGLTDHSHPCQALSDLMTIQELKGRLKGLRLAYIGDGNNVANSLIEAGAKVGMHVVIGCPSGYQPDQRVIDRARMDGQATGAAVEVVENPLVAVKEADVVYTDVWISMGREREQARRLRILSPYQLNQRLLQRAKPDAIVMHCLPAHRGEEISADVLDGPQSVVIDQAENRLHMQKAILTQLLTRKKGAR
- the dapA gene encoding 4-hydroxy-tetrahydrodipicolinate synthase, with the translated sequence MFTGSLVAIVTPFRKGKVDERALADLIEWQIANGTNGIVPCGTTGESATLSHDEHNRVIELTVEVARRRVPVVAGTGSNSTDEAIALTKHAKQAGADGSLLITPYYNKPTQEGLYRHYRAVAEAVDLPLVLYNIPGRTGVNMLPATIARLTALPTIVGVKEGSGSVQQASDIVQMCGDRLTVLAGDDALTLPMMAVGGKGVITVTANIVPAEMAGLVKTFAEGKIADARRIHFKLSPLFAALFFETNPIPVKEALSLMGKIDPELRLPLCPMAQDTREKLIQALKEASLIAH